Within the Candidatus Hydrogenedentota bacterium genome, the region TTGCGGACCCAGAGGGGAAGCGGTGGTGCCATCGAGCACGACGGCATCGCGCAACTTGCGTTTGCGCACGATACGCAGAAAGTAGAGGTACAGTTCGTAAATGACGAAAAGGATGACAATCGAGAGCAGGATTTTCAGGACCAGTGGCCAGGGCGGGTCCAGCGGTTGTCCTTTGAAAAACCATTGCTGGATGAGCCCGAGGAATTTGCCTAATATCCCATCCCAATACCAGGAAATGAACTTGCTCATGATTAGCACCCCGCGGGAAACGGCCTCGTTACCCGCGCAACATCGTAAAGCATGCCTTTTGTGTAGCGCAAGCGTGTCGGGATTCGCCCCTGCGAGGGCAGAAAGAGCCGTCTCTGAAACATTTGAAACTGTACGGAGTTTACAGGCAGAATAGCGTCACGAAAGGCCCTGATTGGCGAGTCTTCACCGGGTAGCACGAACTTGGATGCGGCGGCGCTGAGCGGGGAGGTGGTGTGCGCGAATCCCGGTCTATTCTGGGCGACAAGAGCCTCTGTGCTTTTGCCGAGGAGGTGTTTCGTTTGAGGTACGCGATCATTTCAGACATCCACGCGAATCTGGAGGCGTTCGAGGCTGTCCTGGAACGGATCGATGTACTGGGCGTGGACCAGATAGTCTGCCTCGGCGACGTGGTAGGCTACAACGCCAATCCGAATGAGTGCGCCAATCTGGTGCGGGAACGGAAAATCCCCACCATTATGGGAAATCATGACGCAGTGGCATGCCTGCTGGAGGAGCCGTGGGGCTTCAATCCGGTGGCGCTGGCTGCCGCATTGTGGACCCGAGAACAGCTTTCCGAGGAGAATCTGGCTTGGTTGCAGGGCTTGCCGGGACAGATACGGACCGAGCATTTCATGGCGGTCCATGGCGCGCCCGGCGACCGGGACATGTATCTGTTCGGCTGGGAAGATATCAGCGCCCATTTGCCGTTCTTGGAGGAGAGCGGAAGCCGCTTATGTTTGTTTGGGCATACGCATACGCCCGGGATATTCTCGGCGGACGGCGTTTACACAGTGGACGACGAGGGCAAATTCTTCTTGACCGGCGAAAAGGCCTTTTTCATAAATCCGGGTTCCGTGGGACAACCGCGGGACGGCGACCCGAGAGCGGCCTTCGGTTTGTTGGATACGGAGAAGAATGAATACGAGCAGGGACGCGTAAGTTATCCGGTTGAACGCGCGTACGCGCGAGTTATCGAGGCGGGATTGCCGCCGTTTCTGGCGGAACGGCTGACTATGGGCCGCTAACCAGTGGGACGATTCGAGAATGAGGCAGGCAAACATATCGCGCAGCACGGCGGAGACGACGATCACCGTTGTGCTGAAGCTTGACGGCGAAGGCAAGGCCGAGGTGCGCACGGGTGTCGGTTTCCTCGATCACATGTTGACGCATATCGCGCGGCACGGACTGTTTGACGTGACGGTGTCCGCCAAAGGCGACCTCGAAACGGATGCGCACCACACGGTTGAAGACATAGGCATCTGTCTGGGCAAGGCATTTCACGCCGCAGTAGGCACGCCGGCGGGATTGTCGCGCTTTGGCCACGCGGTCGTGCCGATGGATGATGCGCTGGCGGAAGCGGCGGTGGATTTCTGCGGCCGGCCGTTCCTGGCATTCGAAGCGGCCTTTGCAAAGCCGCAGGTAGGTGAATTCGACGTGGAATTGACGGAGGAATTCTTCCGGGCATTCGCGACACACAGCAAGGTGACGCTGCACCTGCTGTTGCGGCACGGGAAGAACGTGCACCATTGCATCGAAGCGCTGTTCAAGGCGTTCGCGCGCGCCATGCGCGAGGCCGTGCGCATCGACCCGCGGATAGCGGGCATTCCTTCGACGAAAGGGACCTTGGAAGCGTGATCGCGATTGTTGACTATGGCCTGGGCAACCTGCGCAGTGCGCAAAAGGGTTTGGAGAAGGCCGGCGCGCATGCCGTTGTCACGGATAATCCGGTGCGGATCGCGGCGGCGGACGCCGTCGTGCTGCCCGGCGTCGGCGCGTTCAAGGACTGCTATGATGGTCTGGCGTCGCGCGGATTGGTTGGGCCGGTAACCGAGGCCGCTAACAGCGGGCGGCCCTTTCTCGGTATCTGCGTGGGGCTGCAATTGCTGTTCGAATCCAGCGAGGAAGGCGAAGGCTCGCGCGGCTTGGGTATTTTCCCGGGCCGCGTCGTCCGTTTTCCGGACCTGCGCCGGGCCGGTCTGAAGGTACCGCACATGGGCTGGAACCGCGTGACGCGGACCGGACAGGACTGTCCGTTGCTTCCGAATGGCGATGCGCCTTACGCATACTTTGTCCACAGCTACTATGCGCAACCTTCAGACGCGCGGCTGGTGCTGGCGACCGCGGAGCATGGCGTAAGCTTCCCGGCCATCGTCGGGCGTGACAACGTGTTTGCGGTCCAGTTTCATCCGGAAAAGAGCCAGGAAGCGGGTATCGCGCTGCTGCGCGCGTTCGCGAGACTGGCAGAGGGCGGGACATGATCAAGCGTATCCTCGTGCCTACGGATGGCAGTGATGCCGCTGCGGTGGGCGTTCGCTATGCGATTGCCCTGGCGCTGAGGTGCGGGGCCACGGTATGCGGACTGCACGTGGTCGACGTGAAATTGCTCGAGGGGCCTTTTCTGCGCGATTTGTCGGCCTCGCTCGGGACGGCGCCTTACGTGAACTACCAGGGCAACATTGCGCTGCTGCTGGAAGAGCGGGGTCGCGCTGCCCTTGATGCATTCGAGCGGATGTGCGCGGAAGCGGGCGTGCCCTGCGAGGTGGCGCAATCCACGGGCATCGTGCCGCGTGAGATTGTGGAACGCAGCGGCCTCGCGGACGTCGTGGTGATGGGCAAGGGCGGAGAACACAGTCCCTGGCTCGAAGGCGTGCTGGGTTCGACTACCGAGGCAGTCGTGCGGCGCTCTCGCCAGCCCGTTCTCGTCACCGGTACGGACCGGCTGGGCAGCGAGAGACTTCTGGCGGCCTACGACGGCAGCCCGCACGCGGACCGCGCCCTGAAAGTGGCGGCGGAATTGTCCGCTGCATGGAGAGCGGCTTTGCACGTGTTGGTAGTGGGCGATGAAACGTGCGCGGATTCCGCCGCGGAAGCGCGCCAGTACTTGCTGGCTCACTCCGTAGAGGCGGCCTGGGAACACCGTGGCGGCGATCCGCGCGAGGAAATCGTGGCGTACGCCAAGACGTTCAAGGCTGACCTCCTGATTATGGGCGCGTACGGGCACAGCAAGGTGCGCGAACTCGTCCTTGGCAGCACGACGAACTACACCGTCCGCCATGCGCCGTGTCCCGTGCTGCTTACACGCTAGCACGAGGACCGGCCGGTGGCGCGTTCGCCGGGCAGATGGCATTGAGGCATGGCGGGAAGGGGACCGGTCGTGGCAGGTGTTGCAGATAGTCGCGTCCCATCAGGGACGCAGGGAAGGCGTAATAATGCATGCAGAAGAGGCATTGGAACGAGTAATAGCGTCAGTAGGCGACCTTCCGGCGATGCCGGCGGTGGTTTCCGAGGTCCTGCGCATGACGGAAGACCCTGCCTCGGAACTGGCGCAGGTGGGCCGGACCGTTCAGGCCGACCCGGCGCTGACGGCGAAGATCCTGCGCGTGGCCAATTCCTCGTATTACGGGATGAAACAATATGTGGGGACGCTGAAGCTGGCGCTCGTGATTCTGGGGGTGCGCGAGATTCGCAACATTGTCCTGGGCATAAGCGTATTCGAGACGCTGCGCTCCAAAAGCGACGACGTGCGCACGGGACAGGAAATCTGGTCGCATTCCCTGCGCGTAGCCGCGATTGCCAAGAGCCTGGGCGCGGAGATGGGCCTGGGCTTACAAGGAGAAGAATTCATTACCGGGTTGCTTCACGACATCGGCAAGATGGTGCTGCTTTGCCAGTTGGGCAAGGGCTACGCCCGTATCTACGATGAATACAAGAACGATCAGCAGGCCCTGTACACGGTCGAACAGGAGGAGTTCGGATTCACAAACGCCGATGTGGCCATGGCGCTGGCGCGGCGCTGGAACCTGCCGCAGGGACTTGCCGACGCGTTGTGGTATCAGTACCCGGACCCGGACCGGCCTTTGAGAAACGCCAAAGACCCCAAGCTGGCCGCAGTGGTCCGGATTGCGAAACGCGCCGCGCGCGACGACTTTAGTCTGGCCGAAGCGACGGCGATAAAGGCTCTGCAGGACACGGAGGCATGGGAGTCGCTGGAAGGAGTGAAACGGGTCATCACGCCGGACATGCGCCGCGAGGTTCTGGCTCGCTTTGTTCAGAAAGTCACGGAAGGCCCGGAGATTCCGTTCTGATGCAACTGTGGCCGTGCACCGCAAGCATGACGGCACAAGGCTGATATAGGGTAGGCTATGTCCAAGAAAGAAAAAGTGACCCTGGTACGGTCTGATGATTTCGAGAAGGTCGACCAGGAATTGACCGACGCCATGGCCCTTCTGGATTCCGCGAATGACCGCGTGAATGCGCTTTTGCAGGCGGCGCCCGAGTCGGAGAGAAGCGCTGCCGCGCAAGCACCGTCGGCGGACGGCGCCGCGGAGGACGCCGGGCGGGCGCCCGAGGGACAGGGGTGAACCCGAGAGCCTATCCGGCGGTGCCGCGGAACCGGGCTTACAATGAGCCTGTGCGCGGGGAATCACTCCATATATTGATGACGGATCCGCACTTGGCGGGTGGTGGTCAGGTCCGTTACGTTTCGAATCTGGCGCGGGAACTGCGCCGGCTTGGTTATCGCGTTACTATCGGGTGCAAAGGCGGCAGCGTGCTGGTGGCGCGCGCCGCGGAAGCGGGCGCGGAGCCTTATGACCGGTTCGCGTTCAAGGGCGGGCTGAGACCCCGGGCCTGGGCGCGCGATATCTGGCAGGTGAAGTCCTATATTCGTGCCGCATCGCCTGATGTGATCCACGCAAGCGGTTCTCAGGACCACTGGGTCTGCGCCCTCGCGAACCGCCTCATGGGGAGGCCTGTCTGCCTGGTCCGGACCCGGCATAACACCTATCCGGTGAAAGACCACCTGCCCAACCGCGTGCTCAACCACGACTGGACCGACTACCAGATTGTCGTCTGCGATGTCGTGCGGCGGAACCTGGCCGCCCAGCGGGCGTTTGACGCGGACCGCATGTGCTCAATACACAACGGGGTCGATGCCGCGCAGTTCCGGCCCGACCCGGGACTCCGCAGCCAAATGCGGGCCGCATTCGGCTATGGGGAGCAGGACTTTGTGTGCGGCATAGCGGCGCGGCTGGTTCCTGCCAAAGGGCACGAGTTTCTTTTCAAGGCCGTCGCCGCGATTCGGACAAGCGCGCCGCACGTCCGCGTGCTCGTGCTGGGGCAGGGCGACCTGGAGCAGCCGCTGCGCGCGCTGGCGGACGGCCTGGGTATCGCGGATATCGTGCAGTGGGCGGGTTTCCGCGAAGATATGGCCGCGTGCGTGCAGGCCTTTGACGTGGGCGCGCAGCCGTCCATCGACTGTGACACGTCGTCGTTCAGCCTGAAGGAGCAGATGGCCGCGGAGATTCCCGTGATTGCCTCGGATTATGGCGGCCTGACGGAAATCCTCACGGACGGGGTTGAGGGCTACATCGTGCCAGCGGGCACGGTGACGCCGCTTGCGGATGCCTTGCGGCGCCTGTTCAAGTCGGATGCGGACCGGAAGCGCATGGGCGCGGCGGGCCGGCAGCGTGTCTTGCGCGAGTTCACAATCGAGGTGTTCGCGGCGCGTACGGTCGAGGCCTATCACCGGGCAATATCGGTTCACCGCGAACGCAGGGGAAGACCGTCGTGATTGTCGCGCACTTGGATGAGCAGATGGACTGGCGCGGCGGCGAGCAGCAGGTCAGCTGGCTTGTGCAGGGACTTGCCGCGTCCGGCCACGGCGTGATCCTGGCCGGAAAGCCGAAAAGCGCGTTTCTGCAATCCGACCATGGAGGAATTACCGCCGAGCGGATAGAGCTCCCAGTGCGCGGTGAATGGGACGTGTGGTCTGCGCGGCGTCTGGCGCGTATCATCCGCGAGCGGTCCGTGGATATTGTGCATGCGCATACAAGCCACGCTCATGCTGTCGCCTGTATGGCGCGGAATTGGGCGGGACGCGGCAAAGTCGTGGTGTCGCGGCGCGTGGATTTCACGCCGCGCCGCGGACCGCTCAATCGCTGGAAGTACCGAGCGCCGGACCTGTTTCTTTCGGTGTCCCGCAAGGTCGATGAGGTGCTGGCGGCATACGGTGTTCCGGCGCGGTTGCGCGCGGTCGTGCACAGCGCGGTTGACCTGTCACGGGCTGAGGCGCCGCCGTTGTCGCGACTCGAACTGGGTGTCCCGGAAGCCGCGCCGTTGCTCGTCACCGCGGGGGCGCTCGTTGGACACAAGGACCACGCCAATCTGGTTGACGCGATGCCCGCGGTACGGCACGATTTCCCGGGAACACGGCTGCTTATCGCGGGCGACGGCAAGTTGCGCCGGGAATTGGAGAGACGCATCACGAACCTTGGGCT harbors:
- a CDS encoding metallophosphoesterase family protein; this translates as MRYAIISDIHANLEAFEAVLERIDVLGVDQIVCLGDVVGYNANPNECANLVRERKIPTIMGNHDAVACLLEEPWGFNPVALAAALWTREQLSEENLAWLQGLPGQIRTEHFMAVHGAPGDRDMYLFGWEDISAHLPFLEESGSRLCLFGHTHTPGIFSADGVYTVDDEGKFFLTGEKAFFINPGSVGQPRDGDPRAAFGLLDTEKNEYEQGRVSYPVERAYARVIEAGLPPFLAERLTMGR
- the hisB gene encoding imidazoleglycerol-phosphate dehydratase HisB gives rise to the protein MRQANISRSTAETTITVVLKLDGEGKAEVRTGVGFLDHMLTHIARHGLFDVTVSAKGDLETDAHHTVEDIGICLGKAFHAAVGTPAGLSRFGHAVVPMDDALAEAAVDFCGRPFLAFEAAFAKPQVGEFDVELTEEFFRAFATHSKVTLHLLLRHGKNVHHCIEALFKAFARAMREAVRIDPRIAGIPSTKGTLEA
- the hisH gene encoding imidazole glycerol phosphate synthase subunit HisH, giving the protein MIAIVDYGLGNLRSAQKGLEKAGAHAVVTDNPVRIAAADAVVLPGVGAFKDCYDGLASRGLVGPVTEAANSGRPFLGICVGLQLLFESSEEGEGSRGLGIFPGRVVRFPDLRRAGLKVPHMGWNRVTRTGQDCPLLPNGDAPYAYFVHSYYAQPSDARLVLATAEHGVSFPAIVGRDNVFAVQFHPEKSQEAGIALLRAFARLAEGGT
- a CDS encoding universal stress protein; the protein is MIKRILVPTDGSDAAAVGVRYAIALALRCGATVCGLHVVDVKLLEGPFLRDLSASLGTAPYVNYQGNIALLLEERGRAALDAFERMCAEAGVPCEVAQSTGIVPREIVERSGLADVVVMGKGGEHSPWLEGVLGSTTEAVVRRSRQPVLVTGTDRLGSERLLAAYDGSPHADRALKVAAELSAAWRAALHVLVVGDETCADSAAEARQYLLAHSVEAAWEHRGGDPREEIVAYAKTFKADLLIMGAYGHSKVRELVLGSTTNYTVRHAPCPVLLTR
- a CDS encoding HDOD domain-containing protein encodes the protein MHAEEALERVIASVGDLPAMPAVVSEVLRMTEDPASELAQVGRTVQADPALTAKILRVANSSYYGMKQYVGTLKLALVILGVREIRNIVLGISVFETLRSKSDDVRTGQEIWSHSLRVAAIAKSLGAEMGLGLQGEEFITGLLHDIGKMVLLCQLGKGYARIYDEYKNDQQALYTVEQEEFGFTNADVAMALARRWNLPQGLADALWYQYPDPDRPLRNAKDPKLAAVVRIAKRAARDDFSLAEATAIKALQDTEAWESLEGVKRVITPDMRREVLARFVQKVTEGPEIPF
- a CDS encoding glycosyltransferase family 4 protein, yielding MTDPHLAGGGQVRYVSNLARELRRLGYRVTIGCKGGSVLVARAAEAGAEPYDRFAFKGGLRPRAWARDIWQVKSYIRAASPDVIHASGSQDHWVCALANRLMGRPVCLVRTRHNTYPVKDHLPNRVLNHDWTDYQIVVCDVVRRNLAAQRAFDADRMCSIHNGVDAAQFRPDPGLRSQMRAAFGYGEQDFVCGIAARLVPAKGHEFLFKAVAAIRTSAPHVRVLVLGQGDLEQPLRALADGLGIADIVQWAGFREDMAACVQAFDVGAQPSIDCDTSSFSLKEQMAAEIPVIASDYGGLTEILTDGVEGYIVPAGTVTPLADALRRLFKSDADRKRMGAAGRQRVLREFTIEVFAARTVEAYHRAISVHRERRGRPS
- a CDS encoding glycosyltransferase, which codes for MIVAHLDEQMDWRGGEQQVSWLVQGLAASGHGVILAGKPKSAFLQSDHGGITAERIELPVRGEWDVWSARRLARIIRERSVDIVHAHTSHAHAVACMARNWAGRGKVVVSRRVDFTPRRGPLNRWKYRAPDLFLSVSRKVDEVLAAYGVPARLRAVVHSAVDLSRAEAPPLSRLELGVPEAAPLLVTAGALVGHKDHANLVDAMPAVRHDFPGTRLLIAGDGKLRRELERRITNLGLEECVTLLGHRSDAPRIIRAADVYVSSSWSEGLGTSVLEALAGGTPVVATMAGGAAEMVLPGETGYLVPCRDPEALADAIVMSLRYRDKARAMAARGRNLAIEQFGVERMVRETIRAYEMLLR